From a region of the Methanobrevibacter thaueri genome:
- the tmk gene encoding dTMP kinase yields MYIVFEGIDGAGKTTQIQMLAEWLEANGFRVETLREPTDSKVGVLIREILQQPDAQTEEVQRILGLLFAADRLFIMDRLEDESKIIISDRSFLSSLVYQDDAEWIEVLNRYAKRPDLLILLDLDAKTSVARASGEDTFENEELLTEVRQKYLNLAEDYTCEIIDATNGPNKVSSDIKKAVAPYLGICPDCIR; encoded by the coding sequence ATGTACATAGTATTTGAAGGAATTGATGGTGCTGGAAAAACCACCCAAATTCAAATGTTGGCAGAATGGCTGGAAGCCAATGGTTTTAGGGTGGAGACATTAAGGGAACCGACAGATTCCAAAGTCGGAGTCCTGATTCGTGAAATTCTACAGCAGCCCGATGCGCAAACCGAAGAGGTTCAAAGGATATTGGGGCTTCTTTTTGCAGCGGACAGGCTATTCATAATGGATAGGCTGGAAGACGAATCCAAAATTATCATTTCAGACAGGTCATTCCTCTCATCACTGGTTTACCAGGACGATGCGGAATGGATTGAAGTCTTGAACAGGTATGCCAAAAGGCCCGATTTGTTGATATTGCTTGATTTGGATGCAAAGACATCTGTTGCAAGGGCATCCGGTGAGGACACCTTTGAAAACGAGGAACTGCTAACTGAAGTAAGGCAAAAGTATTTGAATCTGGCTGAAGATTACACCTGCGAGATAATTGACGCCACCAACGGACCGAATAAGGTTTCATCAGATATTAAGAAAGCCGTAGCACCATATCTCGGCATCTGTCCGGATTGCATTAGGTGA